One region of Opitutaceae bacterium genomic DNA includes:
- a CDS encoding transcriptional repressor, which yields MTSVSNDATKEQFKSYLVRKGLRVTNQRLAIFDAAFAQSKHFTAEDLLDQARRIDDSVSRATVYRTLPIMTESALLREVDIGKGEKFYLRNPNENTQMAQVICLDCDRIFEISAPFMEWYGNTVSSKLGLTPVTQRLQVSARCNALRETGACKNKIS from the coding sequence ATGACGTCAGTGAGCAACGACGCGACGAAGGAACAGTTCAAATCGTACCTGGTGAGGAAGGGGCTGCGCGTCACCAACCAGCGCCTGGCGATTTTCGATGCAGCCTTTGCCCAGTCCAAGCACTTCACCGCGGAGGACCTTCTCGATCAGGCCAGGCGGATCGACGATTCCGTTTCCCGCGCAACCGTCTACCGCACCCTTCCCATAATGACGGAAAGCGCGTTGCTTCGCGAGGTCGACATTGGCAAGGGTGAGAAGTTCTATCTGCGCAACCCGAACGAGAACACGCAAATGGCCCAGGTCATCTGCCTGGACTGTGATCGTATTTTCGAAATCAGCGCTCCCTTCATGGAGTGGTACGGAAACACCGTGTCATCCAAGCTCGGCCTGACCCCGGTGACCCAGCGCCTTCAGGTCAGCGCGCGCTGCAATGCCCTGCGGGAAACCGGAGCCTGCAAGAACAAGATTTCCTGA
- the nadA gene encoding quinolinate synthase NadA has protein sequence MSAVLNYEPIVASPRRGPVRLTPIQEEVLALKRERNAVILAHNYQVEAIQDVADFVGDSLGLSFKAQAVKSDVILFCGVHFMAETAKIVNPQRTVLLPDPNAGCSLSDSCPAERLAAYKRDNPNLYVVAYINCSAAVKALSDVICTSGNAARIVSRVPQDREILFVPDQNLGQWVAQQTNRSMRLWPGNCYAHVQFTVDSIEKVRARFPGTPVVAHPECVQTVRDLADEVCSTEMMVKFSREHPASHIIVVTESGMLNRLRREVPEKTFVAGPTESCACNDCRFMKLNTIEKVRDALVNMSPEILVPEPTRSAALVPIQRMLDWSR, from the coding sequence ATGTCTGCAGTCCTGAATTATGAACCCATTGTTGCGTCGCCACGGCGCGGCCCGGTGCGCCTGACTCCGATTCAGGAGGAGGTGCTTGCGCTCAAGAGGGAGCGAAACGCCGTGATTCTCGCCCACAACTACCAGGTTGAGGCCATTCAGGATGTCGCCGATTTCGTGGGCGACTCACTTGGTCTGTCGTTCAAGGCCCAGGCGGTGAAAAGTGACGTGATCCTCTTCTGCGGTGTTCACTTCATGGCAGAGACCGCCAAGATAGTGAACCCGCAAAGAACAGTCCTGCTGCCTGATCCCAACGCCGGCTGTTCGCTTTCCGATTCCTGCCCCGCGGAACGGCTGGCCGCGTACAAACGCGACAATCCGAACCTCTACGTGGTCGCCTACATCAACTGCTCGGCGGCCGTCAAGGCACTCAGCGACGTGATCTGCACCAGTGGAAATGCCGCGCGGATCGTGAGTCGCGTGCCACAGGACCGCGAAATCCTCTTTGTTCCCGACCAGAATCTGGGGCAATGGGTTGCTCAGCAGACCAATCGAAGCATGCGCCTCTGGCCAGGCAACTGCTATGCGCACGTCCAGTTTACCGTCGACTCGATCGAAAAGGTGCGCGCACGTTTTCCCGGCACCCCCGTGGTCGCCCATCCGGAGTGCGTGCAGACGGTGCGTGATCTGGCCGACGAGGTGTGCAGCACGGAAATGATGGTGAAGTTCTCGAGGGAGCACCCCGCCAGTCACATCATCGTGGTGACGGAAAGCGGCATGCTCAACCGCCTCCGCAGGGAGGTTCCTGAAAAGACCTTTGTGGCGGGTCCAACCGAGTCCTGCGCCTGCAATGACTGCCGCTTCATGAAATTGAACACGATTGAAAAGGTGCGCGATGCGCTCGTGAACATGTCGCCGGAAATCCTTGTTCCCGAGCCGACCCGTTCAGCCGCCCTCGTTCCGATTCAACGGATGCTCGACTGGAGCCGATGA
- a CDS encoding AAA family ATPase gives MARKIAFLNYKGGVGKTSLIVNTAAALVKAGKRVLLCDFDTQSNASIWLLKLDRWNTINAANGGSVFSIFENKAHLRDLIIRNVVEGKGGEKLLPGLDLVPTTFNLVDLENEYTGDPKRPPYLIFQEQLASLEADYDFVLFDCPPNILRASQCGVFSANEICVPANPDALSLIGFTLLVEKLQKFHMLSASFRRSAMGPPAQVTSIVFNAIKTGVDIEVPKMRMQLRLNQFRAAKRVAPNAKILDTQIRDAMVVRRAVTLGLPVLLVGQDAADSGQDNVIGDYRKLTQELLNQAPA, from the coding sequence ATGGCGCGAAAAATTGCTTTCCTTAACTACAAGGGTGGCGTCGGCAAGACGTCGTTGATCGTGAATACGGCGGCGGCCCTGGTGAAAGCTGGCAAGCGTGTGCTACTTTGTGATTTCGACACCCAGTCGAACGCCAGCATCTGGCTGCTCAAGCTTGATCGATGGAACACGATCAACGCAGCCAATGGCGGTTCCGTCTTTTCGATTTTCGAAAACAAGGCCCATCTGCGTGATCTGATCATACGCAACGTGGTCGAGGGGAAAGGCGGCGAAAAGCTGCTTCCCGGCCTGGATCTCGTGCCGACCACATTCAATCTCGTGGACCTGGAAAACGAATACACGGGCGACCCCAAGCGTCCGCCTTACCTGATTTTCCAGGAGCAGCTCGCAAGCCTTGAGGCGGACTATGATTTTGTCCTGTTTGACTGCCCGCCGAACATCCTGCGTGCGTCCCAATGCGGCGTATTCTCGGCAAACGAAATCTGTGTGCCGGCCAATCCCGATGCGCTCAGCCTGATCGGATTCACGCTGCTCGTCGAAAAATTACAGAAATTTCACATGCTTTCTGCGAGCTTTCGGCGTTCCGCAATGGGACCGCCAGCGCAGGTGACGAGCATTGTCTTCAACGCCATCAAGACCGGAGTGGACATTGAGGTGCCCAAGATGCGCATGCAGTTGCGCCTGAATCAATTTCGTGCGGCCAAACGCGTGGCCCCGAACGCGAAGATACTCGATACCCAGATTCGCGATGCGATGGTTGTGAGGCGTGCGGTGACACTTGGACTTCCGGTTCTTCTTGTGGGGCAGGATGCGGCGGACAGTGGACAGGACAATGTGATCGGCGATTACCGGAAGCTTACGCAGGAGCTCCTTAATCAGGCTCCCGCTTGA
- a CDS encoding GreA/GreB family elongation factor, with protein sequence MDKSAIRTAILRQLESDLAMQTQAALTSRDEATHEESKADNKYDTHAQEAAYLAEGQARIVAELRESISQFAILPMTPHHPSDHISLGAIVTLQDPNGGLSSLLLGPRAGGLEVEHEGVRIMVVTPASPLGRQLLGRKVGETVDAMENRVSRTLRIVAVN encoded by the coding sequence GTGGACAAATCCGCCATTCGCACCGCGATCCTTCGCCAGTTGGAGTCAGATCTGGCCATGCAGACTCAGGCAGCATTGACATCACGTGACGAGGCGACGCACGAGGAGAGCAAGGCCGACAACAAGTACGACACGCACGCCCAGGAAGCCGCCTATCTCGCGGAGGGTCAGGCAAGGATCGTCGCTGAACTCAGGGAGAGCATCAGCCAGTTTGCGATCCTGCCCATGACGCCGCATCACCCTTCGGATCACATTTCACTCGGAGCGATTGTCACGCTTCAGGATCCGAACGGCGGTCTTTCCAGCCTTTTGCTCGGCCCTCGCGCAGGAGGACTCGAGGTGGAGCACGAAGGTGTGCGCATCATGGTCGTGACACCCGCTTCGCCGCTCGGCCGCCAGCTTCTTGGACGAAAAGTTGGCGAGACGGTCGACGCCATGGAGAACAGGGTCAGTAGAACGCTCCGCATAGTCGCAGTCAATTGA
- a CDS encoding creatininase family protein, whose translation MTWLANGDKSAAWAHHTWEEFATLQDKHCHLVILPLHGLADHGMALPLDIEEVVGSELLRRAITTTAPSLRLRVLPPLRFVLAPTPASFLGIDPETAHDLVHEIASGVQAAGFRKLVFWNTSPWNEEFIDVASRDVRIALDLQTFVINLNGLGLDFHPSGTGRTALQAIGASLCGISPASESRPADVTDPDFRPGQWRQPPPVDPDPSQDAPALIGKAAGHLARLLAEIDSKCPPGRIVFGPQPVKAPSASLHAASAMRFDQPWPAHRRHYLPALTRAGLEAWPEKAATLVILPTGAIEQHGLHLPVGVDAILGQAWLDAALPKLDPGTRVLVAPPITFGKSNEHIGFPGTVSVSARTFRRLLLATTRNLHALGFRFFGVLNTHGGNSAVIVYTLREIQSMPEVRAGMISSGYTPVQSEVEREFGFHAGEWETSLMMAVTEGLVKPERAVCEYPARPEDPGELRPENAPAIFSWLTSDISRSGTMGDATAANEEKGRRWLAESSSALARRISELARSAQD comes from the coding sequence ATGACCTGGCTTGCCAACGGGGACAAGAGCGCCGCATGGGCTCACCACACCTGGGAGGAATTCGCCACGCTCCAGGACAAGCATTGCCACCTCGTGATTCTTCCACTGCACGGCCTGGCGGATCACGGCATGGCGCTGCCCCTGGACATCGAGGAAGTCGTTGGAAGCGAGCTGCTGCGGCGCGCAATCACAACGACCGCCCCATCGCTTCGGCTTCGTGTGCTCCCGCCACTGCGATTCGTGCTCGCCCCCACACCCGCCAGCTTTCTCGGCATTGATCCCGAAACTGCGCACGATCTTGTCCACGAGATCGCCTCGGGTGTCCAAGCGGCGGGTTTCCGCAAGCTTGTTTTCTGGAATACAAGTCCTTGGAACGAGGAGTTCATCGATGTCGCTTCGCGCGACGTTCGCATCGCTCTGGACCTTCAGACCTTCGTCATCAACCTGAACGGTCTCGGACTGGATTTCCACCCCTCCGGAACGGGGCGCACCGCACTTCAGGCAATCGGAGCCAGTCTGTGCGGCATTTCTCCGGCCAGTGAATCACGGCCAGCCGATGTCACGGATCCGGATTTTCGTCCCGGCCAATGGCGGCAGCCTCCTCCCGTCGATCCCGATCCCTCGCAGGATGCTCCCGCTTTGATCGGGAAGGCGGCTGGGCACCTTGCGCGACTGCTTGCCGAGATCGATTCAAAGTGTCCGCCCGGGCGGATCGTCTTTGGCCCGCAGCCTGTCAAGGCCCCGTCCGCGTCCTTGCATGCGGCTTCTGCAATGCGTTTCGATCAGCCCTGGCCAGCCCATCGCAGACACTATCTTCCCGCGCTGACGCGGGCGGGGCTTGAGGCATGGCCGGAGAAGGCGGCCACCCTGGTGATCCTTCCAACGGGCGCGATTGAGCAGCATGGCCTTCATCTACCAGTGGGCGTGGATGCGATCCTTGGCCAGGCCTGGCTCGACGCAGCGCTTCCCAAGCTGGATCCTGGCACGCGCGTTCTCGTTGCCCCGCCAATCACCTTTGGGAAGAGCAATGAACACATTGGTTTCCCCGGCACCGTCTCAGTCTCCGCCAGGACATTCCGGCGACTTCTCCTCGCCACGACCAGGAATCTGCATGCTCTCGGGTTCCGGTTTTTCGGCGTGCTGAATACGCACGGAGGCAACAGTGCGGTGATTGTCTACACCCTCCGGGAAATTCAATCGATGCCCGAGGTTCGCGCGGGGATGATCAGCAGCGGATACACTCCCGTGCAGTCGGAGGTCGAGCGCGAATTCGGATTCCATGCCGGGGAATGGGAGACCTCGCTCATGATGGCGGTGACCGAAGGTCTCGTGAAACCTGAACGGGCGGTCTGCGAATACCCGGCGCGACCCGAGGACCCAGGCGAACTGCGACCCGAGAACGCCCCCGCGATCTTCTCCTGGTTGACCAGCGACATTTCCCGAAGCGGAACGATGGGCGATGCCACGGCAGCGAATGAGGAGAAGGGACGCCGCTGGCTCGCTGAGTCATCGTCGGCCCTCGCCCGGCGAATTTCAGAACTGGCTCGTTCCGCGCAGGACTGA
- the glgB gene encoding 1,4-alpha-glucan branching protein GlgB, translating to MHPHRKGRSQGVVVRAFLRDAIDCAVMDAAGGQSWPMTRLDETGFFEVFIPKRTEVFRYQLRATRGNGEMRQFFDPYSFLPTLGDQDLYLFNEGNELRLYEKLGAHRRTINGIVGVSFAVWAPNARRVSVVGNFNGWDGRYHPMRPLGVSGVWELFIPGIEGGELYKFELWDVRGHIRIKTDPFGAYFEAPPGNAAIVHDVRTHVWGDSEWIKRREADAARLDRPISVYEVHLGSWKRKPEDANRPLSYRELAPELADYVKQMGFTHIEVMPLAEHPFDGSWGYQVTGFFAPTRRFGSPDDFAWFVDYLHQQGIGVILDWVPAHFPRDSFALAEFDGTHLYEHADPRQGAHMDWGTLIFNYSRNEVRCFLIANALSWLDRYHIDGLRVDAVASMLYLDYSRKAGEWVPNRQGGRENLEAIDFLRVTNDLVHQHYPGVLTIAEESTSFAGISKPTKDGGIGFDFKWNMGWMHDTLKYFSKDSIHRKWHQNDLTFGMLYQYAENFVSVFSHDEVVHGKGSMLMKMGAWHIPEKAANLRALYAHMWGWPGKKLLFMGSEFGQSSEWAYTGSLDWHLTQYLDHEGIRLLVRDLNHLYRSEPVLGCNDLNAHGFRWLACQDAEASVLAFLRCDPFEQTLFAVVGHFTPVIRRDYRIGVPRRGFWREVINSNSNFYGGSGLGNDGGRQTEDVASDGMSQSLCLTLPPLSTTILKWTAAN from the coding sequence ATGCATCCCCACAGGAAGGGACGCAGCCAGGGAGTTGTGGTTCGGGCGTTCCTGAGGGACGCCATTGACTGTGCGGTGATGGATGCCGCTGGCGGTCAGTCCTGGCCGATGACCAGATTGGATGAGACGGGTTTCTTCGAGGTTTTCATTCCAAAGCGCACGGAAGTTTTCCGTTACCAGTTGCGGGCGACCCGCGGGAATGGAGAGATGCGGCAGTTTTTTGATCCCTATTCATTTCTGCCGACACTGGGAGATCAGGATCTGTACTTGTTCAACGAAGGGAATGAGCTGCGCCTGTATGAAAAGCTGGGGGCGCATCGGCGCACCATCAACGGCATCGTGGGCGTTTCCTTTGCCGTCTGGGCCCCCAATGCGAGGCGGGTGTCTGTGGTGGGCAATTTCAATGGATGGGATGGCCGCTATCATCCGATGCGCCCGCTGGGTGTCTCGGGCGTCTGGGAGCTGTTCATTCCTGGCATTGAGGGGGGGGAATTGTACAAGTTCGAATTGTGGGATGTGCGCGGCCACATCCGCATCAAGACCGACCCGTTTGGCGCCTATTTTGAAGCTCCTCCGGGAAACGCAGCCATTGTGCACGACGTGCGAACGCATGTCTGGGGTGACTCCGAATGGATCAAGCGGAGGGAGGCGGATGCGGCGCGGCTCGATCGCCCCATCTCCGTCTATGAGGTTCATCTGGGGTCATGGAAGCGCAAGCCCGAGGATGCAAATCGTCCGCTGAGTTATCGTGAACTGGCTCCGGAACTGGCGGACTACGTGAAACAGATGGGCTTCACACACATCGAGGTGATGCCCCTGGCTGAACATCCCTTTGATGGTTCCTGGGGCTATCAGGTGACGGGATTTTTCGCTCCGACGCGACGCTTTGGGAGTCCTGACGACTTTGCCTGGTTTGTTGACTACCTGCATCAACAGGGCATCGGAGTGATTCTCGACTGGGTGCCTGCGCATTTTCCCCGGGACAGCTTTGCACTTGCGGAATTTGACGGAACGCACCTGTACGAGCACGCGGATCCGCGCCAGGGCGCGCACATGGATTGGGGGACGCTGATCTTCAATTACAGCCGCAATGAGGTGCGCTGCTTCCTGATCGCCAATGCGCTGTCATGGCTGGATCGCTATCACATTGACGGACTGCGAGTGGATGCCGTGGCCTCGATGCTCTACCTCGACTATTCGCGCAAGGCGGGCGAATGGGTTCCCAATCGTCAGGGTGGACGCGAGAATCTGGAGGCCATCGATTTCCTGCGCGTCACCAATGATCTGGTTCATCAGCACTATCCCGGCGTACTGACCATCGCGGAGGAAAGCACCTCATTTGCCGGAATCTCGAAACCCACGAAGGACGGAGGCATCGGCTTCGACTTCAAGTGGAACATGGGATGGATGCACGACACGCTGAAGTACTTCTCCAAGGATTCGATTCATCGGAAGTGGCATCAGAATGACCTGACATTCGGCATGCTCTATCAATACGCGGAGAACTTCGTGTCGGTGTTTTCGCATGATGAGGTGGTCCACGGAAAAGGCTCGATGCTGATGAAGATGGGAGCCTGGCACATTCCGGAAAAGGCGGCGAACCTGCGTGCGCTCTACGCGCACATGTGGGGATGGCCGGGGAAGAAGCTTCTCTTCATGGGAAGTGAATTTGGCCAGAGTTCTGAATGGGCCTACACCGGCTCCCTCGACTGGCATCTCACGCAGTATCTCGATCACGAGGGCATCCGCCTGCTCGTTCGGGACCTCAATCACCTTTACCGTTCAGAACCCGTGTTGGGCTGCAATGATCTGAATGCCCATGGTTTCCGCTGGCTGGCCTGTCAGGATGCGGAGGCAAGTGTGCTGGCATTTCTCAGGTGCGATCCGTTTGAGCAGACTTTGTTTGCCGTGGTTGGCCACTTTACGCCCGTGATTCGACGAGACTACCGCATCGGTGTCCCGCGGCGCGGCTTCTGGCGGGAGGTGATCAACAGCAACAGCAATTTCTATGGTGGCAGCGGATTGGGCAACGATGGCGGGCGTCAGACAGAGGATGTCGCTTCGGACGGAATGAGCCAGAGCCTCTGTCTCACGCTGCCACCTCTGAGCACGACGATCCTGAAATGGACGGCAGCCAATTGA
- a CDS encoding LPS-assembly protein LptD translates to MLWVLLMAVPALAPAADVPLEAFKAETTEFDLDTREWIGRGMASLSYKDVSLTASEIRFRTTTGVAVARGNVILQQGPQRLLADEVTFDTGTRGIDVRNLRVGSDPIYVSGTHLHGTREELIVENAQATFREPGFWSPTIKADRLTLHGGETVSVERGRVGIGRILPLPLPGFPIPVDQAFLRYLTVGAGYRASLGAFFELGVHVPVARGVEAGVDTGFYSSRGFLAGPSGKYEFSKGDHRLSGSLRTGFIHDSGDKLRDIIGRPIQEDRGFAQWSHHQTLGRNLSLNAEMNFWSDSDILRDFQPDRYFPVQQPDNFIEATYVNDAVVIGAFVRPNLNRYFRIQERLPEIRAELLPRLISGPGLRIYQRGHASLVRLTEDEPLQGPTLKSDRLDAYYALSRPITPRDWLSINPVVGGEVTHYADVSPSPDRGSHTRVLGELGVDAELRASGTYAYQNKAWKIDGLRHLITPRLSYRFIEGGKSARDYIPQIDRSSFSTYLQPLGLGERRDVDDLGDSHALRLEVDNALQTRDATYGSRDLLRLNLAADLRFDKEAGMSTLSDLHASFALTPARWLNFSLYQRYSTRDQTLEELNTSVMIANSEWWSLRLGTHYLRNDIEEYVMETRIRMNEVFEAFGRLHYDAPRSRFVQQTYGIRQTLDNLWVLQYGINFYEGRRRESSFGFVVELETLRF, encoded by the coding sequence ATGCTCTGGGTGCTGCTGATGGCCGTGCCGGCGCTGGCACCCGCCGCCGACGTTCCGTTGGAGGCGTTCAAGGCCGAGACAACCGAATTTGATCTCGACACCAGGGAATGGATTGGACGCGGAATGGCATCTCTTTCCTACAAGGATGTTTCGCTGACCGCATCCGAGATTCGTTTCCGCACGACCACCGGCGTGGCTGTTGCCCGCGGCAATGTGATCCTCCAGCAGGGCCCGCAGCGTCTCCTGGCGGATGAAGTCACCTTTGACACCGGCACACGCGGCATCGATGTGAGAAATCTTCGTGTCGGCTCGGATCCCATCTATGTTTCAGGCACCCATCTCCATGGCACCCGCGAGGAATTGATCGTTGAAAATGCACAGGCCACTTTCAGGGAACCGGGATTCTGGTCGCCAACAATCAAGGCGGACCGCTTGACGCTGCACGGCGGGGAGACTGTCAGCGTGGAGCGAGGCCGCGTTGGCATCGGACGGATCCTGCCGCTGCCCCTGCCTGGTTTTCCAATTCCCGTGGACCAGGCGTTCCTCCGCTATCTGACCGTTGGCGCGGGTTATCGCGCCTCTCTGGGCGCATTCTTCGAGCTGGGTGTGCACGTTCCGGTCGCCCGCGGAGTGGAGGCCGGCGTCGACACCGGCTTCTATTCCAGCCGTGGATTCCTCGCAGGCCCTTCCGGCAAATACGAGTTTTCCAAGGGTGACCACCGGCTCTCCGGTTCCCTGCGCACGGGATTCATCCACGACAGCGGCGACAAACTGCGCGACATCATTGGCAGGCCGATCCAGGAGGATCGCGGCTTTGCGCAATGGTCGCACCACCAGACTCTCGGCCGAAACCTTTCCCTCAATGCCGAGATGAATTTCTGGAGCGATTCCGACATTCTTCGTGATTTTCAACCCGACAGATATTTTCCCGTCCAGCAGCCGGACAACTTCATCGAGGCAACCTACGTCAACGATGCCGTGGTGATCGGCGCCTTTGTTCGACCAAACCTCAATCGCTATTTCCGGATCCAGGAGCGCCTGCCTGAAATTCGCGCCGAGCTCCTGCCGCGCCTCATTTCAGGTCCCGGCCTGCGCATCTATCAGCGCGGCCATGCCAGCCTCGTGCGACTGACCGAGGACGAGCCGCTGCAGGGACCGACACTCAAGAGCGATCGTCTGGACGCCTACTATGCGCTCTCCCGTCCGATCACTCCGCGGGACTGGCTGTCAATCAACCCCGTCGTCGGCGGCGAGGTCACACATTACGCGGATGTCAGTCCCTCTCCTGATCGCGGGAGCCATACGCGCGTTCTCGGCGAACTTGGCGTCGACGCGGAATTGCGCGCAAGCGGCACATACGCCTACCAGAACAAGGCATGGAAAATCGACGGCCTTCGCCACCTGATCACGCCGCGCCTCAGCTACCGCTTCATCGAGGGCGGAAAAAGCGCCAGGGACTACATTCCACAGATTGATCGGAGTTCCTTCTCAACATACCTGCAGCCGCTCGGCCTCGGGGAACGGCGCGATGTCGATGACCTTGGCGACAGCCATGCCCTCCGCCTTGAGGTCGACAACGCCCTCCAGACGCGCGACGCAACCTACGGTTCGCGGGACCTTCTCCGCCTCAATCTGGCCGCGGATCTGCGCTTCGACAAGGAGGCGGGCATGTCCACACTCTCAGACCTGCATGCCTCGTTCGCACTCACTCCCGCGCGCTGGCTGAATTTCAGCCTCTATCAGCGGTATTCGACGCGCGATCAAACCCTCGAGGAGCTCAACACCAGCGTCATGATCGCGAATTCCGAATGGTGGTCCCTTCGACTCGGCACGCACTACCTTCGGAATGACATCGAGGAGTATGTCATGGAAACCCGGATCCGGATGAACGAGGTCTTTGAGGCGTTCGGACGACTTCACTACGACGCACCCCGCTCCCGCTTTGTCCAGCAGACCTACGGCATTCGCCAGACCCTCGACAACCTCTGGGTGCTCCAGTACGGGATCAATTTCTACGAGGGCCGGCGGCGCGAAAGCTCGTTCGGCTTCGTGGTCGAGCTCGAGACGCTGCGCTTCTGA
- a CDS encoding RsmB/NOP family class I SAM-dependent RNA methyltransferase, which yields MSGAPPSIADNQTRTFLRLWATLAPALSTDRDIPERLNQLLKRNRSFGSRDRRLYRELAYTGFRYHAWLAGGLASGGEDAIRALAWLAADIPAARQLKLRWCHDWPAPPDSLEAKRGILRIRARGLNLDASVMPAWLADECPEANHSPLLDTLNTRSPLWIRLQSDDLPAIRSEFYHRGWLATPSPVLDHAWRIDARDADVTQSSAFRSGGFEIQDLGSQIVAAAPPIRKGSRWLDACAGAGGKTLAIARRVGTAGSVTAWDVRTSALEELQTRAERARLRNIEVRRPGSSEAFDGVFIDTPCTGSGTWRRAPHLKHSTTLATIRDAARRQLELLNTLSSHVRPGGTLVYATCSLCRSENSDVTTAFLSANPEFRRLALLESFGYPATPGSGELHIRPDVHDTDGFYLACFVRSQDPGLSCT from the coding sequence ATGTCCGGCGCACCGCCATCCATCGCCGACAACCAGACGCGCACGTTTCTCCGGCTCTGGGCAACCCTCGCGCCCGCCCTGTCGACGGATCGCGACATCCCGGAGCGCCTGAATCAGCTCCTGAAACGGAATCGCTCGTTCGGCTCGAGGGATCGCCGCCTGTATCGGGAACTTGCCTACACGGGCTTCCGCTATCACGCATGGCTGGCGGGAGGACTTGCCTCCGGAGGTGAAGATGCGATCCGCGCCCTCGCCTGGCTCGCCGCCGACATTCCGGCGGCCCGACAACTGAAATTGCGCTGGTGCCACGACTGGCCTGCACCGCCTGACAGTCTCGAGGCAAAGCGGGGCATTCTCAGAATCAGAGCGCGCGGGCTCAACCTCGACGCATCCGTCATGCCTGCATGGCTTGCCGATGAATGCCCGGAGGCGAACCATTCGCCCCTCCTTGACACCCTGAACACTCGAAGCCCGCTCTGGATTCGCCTTCAGTCGGACGACCTCCCGGCCATTCGTTCGGAATTTTACCATCGCGGCTGGCTCGCCACACCCTCTCCGGTGCTGGACCACGCCTGGCGCATCGACGCCCGGGACGCAGATGTCACGCAGTCGAGCGCCTTCCGCTCCGGCGGATTCGAGATCCAGGATCTTGGATCACAGATTGTCGCTGCAGCTCCGCCCATTCGGAAGGGGAGTCGCTGGCTCGATGCCTGCGCCGGAGCCGGCGGGAAAACGCTGGCGATCGCCCGGCGCGTGGGAACCGCCGGAAGCGTGACTGCATGGGATGTGCGCACCTCAGCCCTGGAGGAATTGCAAACTCGCGCAGAGCGGGCGCGTCTCAGGAACATAGAGGTCCGCAGACCGGGCTCCTCAGAGGCTTTCGACGGCGTCTTCATTGACACGCCCTGCACGGGATCGGGGACCTGGCGCCGAGCGCCCCATTTGAAACACTCAACCACCCTCGCGACAATCCGCGATGCCGCACGCAGGCAGCTGGAGCTGCTCAACACACTCTCATCACACGTTCGACCGGGCGGAACACTGGTGTACGCGACCTGCTCGTTGTGCCGCAGCGAAAATTCGGATGTCACAACCGCCTTTCTCTCAGCCAACCCCGAATTCAGACGCCTGGCGCTCCTGGAATCCTTTGGGTACCCCGCCACACCCGGCTCCGGGGAGCTTCACATAAGGCCTGATGTCCATGATACAGACGGATTCTATCTCGCATGCTTTGTCCGATCCCAGGACCCAGGCCTGTCGTGCACCTGA
- a CDS encoding segregation/condensation protein A, with product MVPGTEYRIKLPAFEGPLDLLLFLIRKNELDIYDIPIVAVTRQYIDVLRSMQSLDLEIAGEFFVMAATLMEIKSRMLLPKGQAAVGLDDDEDAMDPRWELVHQLLQYKKFKEAAAGLNTLAQFEQDKLPRRVIEARLAEGDRPLRSVDRIELWNAFNIVLRRLAEKLVVGEIRDEQVTVADQMEMLLSRIQSERSFVFSDLFPDKVTLRVLVATFLAVLELTRLRRIKIRQNEAYSDILCTAVENSPLDPGITAEMSLETGFEAGSVTV from the coding sequence GTGGTTCCCGGCACTGAATATCGCATCAAGCTCCCAGCCTTTGAAGGTCCCCTGGACCTCCTGCTGTTCCTCATACGCAAGAACGAGCTCGACATCTATGACATTCCGATCGTCGCAGTGACGAGGCAGTACATCGATGTGCTGCGCTCCATGCAGAGCCTGGACCTGGAAATCGCCGGAGAGTTTTTCGTCATGGCGGCCACGCTGATGGAGATCAAGAGCCGGATGCTTCTGCCAAAGGGACAGGCCGCGGTCGGACTGGATGATGACGAGGATGCCATGGACCCGCGCTGGGAACTCGTCCACCAACTGCTCCAGTACAAGAAATTCAAGGAGGCCGCGGCGGGGCTCAACACGCTCGCGCAGTTTGAGCAGGACAAGCTTCCCCGACGCGTCATTGAGGCCCGCCTGGCAGAAGGGGACCGCCCGCTCAGGAGCGTCGACCGCATCGAGCTCTGGAACGCCTTCAACATCGTGCTCCGGCGTCTGGCCGAAAAGCTCGTGGTCGGGGAGATCAGGGATGAGCAGGTCACAGTGGCCGACCAGATGGAAATGCTTCTGTCCCGCATCCAGTCGGAAAGATCATTCGTTTTCTCCGATCTCTTTCCGGACAAGGTCACGCTGCGTGTCCTCGTCGCCACCTTTCTCGCCGTTCTCGAACTGACCCGCCTGCGCAGGATCAAGATACGCCAGAACGAGGCATACAGCGACATCCTTTGCACCGCGGTCGAGAACTCCCCGCTGGATCCCGGCATTACCGCCGAAATGTCACTTGAAACCGGCTTCGAAGCCGGCAGCGTTACGGTGTGA